From the Musa acuminata AAA Group cultivar baxijiao chromosome BXJ3-7, Cavendish_Baxijiao_AAA, whole genome shotgun sequence genome, one window contains:
- the LOC135641991 gene encoding WEB family protein At5g55860-like, translated as MGTKVQQNSIDSPKAEIDTRAPFESVKAAVSLFGEVAFASDRSTARKPKPPLIERALPKETQLHLAKKELNKYKEQLNNADITRIQALAELERVKRTVEELTYKLSTLNESKEQALKATEAADSQTKKLEDVSSVESTTRKDAGWEQEFDNAREQYAAAITELDAAKQELRRIKKDFETSMEGKLTAIQQEAESKRLFDANTEKVAQLSKEISAAQESLMHVKLAADQARQEESKIHIDKDTDKLSYKQALEETEKKLASLKKEFDPEVHYMLEAKLAETTAEIGAVQKEMEDTRTSDLEFVTTVTCELDGAKEMLQKLAEEESSLRSLVESLKLELEGLKKEHEELKEKDAETESVVGNLHLKLQKCKAELEAAMVAESKATSASDDLVSTLQQLSSESQNALQEAEETKKSAEELRADSEAAQTTLHEAEKKLQVALKDAEEAKAAEARVLDLIKELSEKANVARASTSESGANIISKEEYESLTRKVEESGKLAEMKVAAAIAQVDAVRASENEAVKKLEAARKEMEDIETATEEALKRAEMAEAAKKAVEGELRRWREKEQKMAAKTASRILAETQMLAEALPPKPMVHSAKGVEKTEENRKVVRPTVSKKALLPNLSGIFHRKKNQVDGGSPSHLPGEKPV; from the exons ATGGGGACAAAAGTCCAACAAAATTCTATAGATTCACCTAAAGCAGAAATAGACACAAGGGCACCTTTTGAATCTGTCAAAGCTGCTGTCAGCCTCTTTGGTGAGGTAGCATTTGCATCTGACAGATCTACTGCGAGAAAGCCAAAGCCTCCACTCATTGAG AGGGCTTTACCCAAGGAGACACAGCTTCACTTGGCCAAAAAAGAGCTTAACAAGTACAAGGAACAGCTTAATAATGCTGATATAACTAGGATCCAGGCACTTGCTGAATTAGAGAGGGTTAAAAGAACTGTTGAGGAACTGACTTACAAACTCAGTACTCTAAATGAGTCGAAGGAGCAGGCTTTAAAAGCTACTGAAGCTGCAGATAGTCAAACTAAGAAACTTGAAGATGTGAGCTCTGTTGAGAGTACTACTCGTAAGGATGCTGGCTGGGAGCAGGAATTTGACAATGCAAGGGAGCAGTATGCAGCTGCCATCACGGAGCTTGATGCAGCAAAACAGGAACTTAGGAGAATCAAGAAGGATTTTGAGACTTCGATGGAGGGAAAACTCACTGCCATTCAGCAAGAAGCTGAATCAAAGCGGCTATTTGATGCAAACACTGAGAAAGTTGCTCAGCTTTCTAAGGAGATATCAGCTGCTCAGGAATCACTTATGCATGTGAAGCTTGCCGCTGATCAAGCCCGACAAGAGGAGTCAAAGATTCACATTGACAAAGATACTGACAAACTGTCCTACAAACAAGCTCTAGAAGAAACTGAAAAGAAATTGGCATCTCTGAAGAAAGAGTTTGATCCTGAAGTTCATTATATGCTTGAGGCAAAACTGGCAGAGACAACTGCTGAAATTGGAGCTGTGCAGAAGGAAATGGAAGATACCAGGACCTCAGATCTGGAGTTTGTTACTACAGTGACTTGTGAGCTCGATGGTGCTAAAGAAATGCTGCAAAAACTTGCTGAAGAAGAGAGTTCACTCAGAAGTTTGGTGGAATCCCTGAAGCTTGAGTTGGAAGGTCTAAAGAAAGAGCATGAAGAGCTCAAAGAGAAGGATGCAGAAACTGAATCTGTTGTTGGTAACCTTCACCTTAAACTTCAGAAATGCAAAGCTGAGCTTGAGGCAGCCATGGTTGCAGAATCCAAAGCGACTTCAGCATCTGATGATCTAGTATCAACCCTTCAGCAGCTATCATCTGAATCCCAGAATGCATTGCAGGAAGCAGAAGAAACGAAGAAAAGTGCTGAAGAACTAAGAGCTGATTCGGAGGCAGCCCAAACCACCTTACATGAAGCAGAAAAGAAGCTGCAGGTTGCTTTGAAGGATGCCGAAGAAGCAAAAGCAGCAGAGGCAAGAGTCCTTGATCTTATCAAGGAACTTTCTGAGAAAGCAAATGTTGCTCGTGCATCAACTTCTGAGTCTGGGGCGAACATAATTTCAAAAGAAGAGTACGAGTCATTGACCCGAAAGGTAGAGGAGTCTGGGAAGCTGGCGGAGATGAAGGTTGCTGCTGCGATCGCCCAGGTGGATGCTGTAAGGGCCAGTGAGAATGAGGCAGTCAAGAAACTTGAGGCTGCTCGGAAGGAGATGGAGGACATAGAGACAGCGACAGAGGAGGCACTGAAGAGGGCAGAGATGGCTGAGGCTGCAAAGAAAGCTGTTGAAGGAGAGCTGAGGAGGTGGCGAGAAAAGGAACAGAAGATGGCTGCCAAGACTGCCTCAAGGATACTGGCCGAGACACAGATGTTGGCAGAAGCACTACCACCAAAACCGATGGTTCATAGTGCAAAGGGTGTGGAGAAGACGGAAGAGAACCGAAAGGTTGTTAGACCAACGGTTTCAAAAAAGGCACTTCTCCCAAACTTGAGCGGCATATTTCATAGGAAGAAGAACCAAGTTGATGGTGGCTCCCCTTCTCATCTCCCAGGCGAGAAGCCTGTATGA